GGTTTACCCTGGCATTCTCGAACACCTCCTGGACAGCCGCGAGGCGCTCTTGCGTCAGCCTTGGGGATGCGCCGAACAGGTGGTTTCGGTGTCCTGGATCAACCTCATGATCCTGCGCCGACTGGAGGACCGTTCCGCTCAGCCGCACTTGCGCCAGCGGGCTCAGGTCTTCGTCGAGGACGGAGCGCGCCGGCTGTTGCGTTTGCAGGGCGACGAGGGAGGTTTCCGCTATTTCCACCGTTCTGCCGAAGCCGACGTCAGCTTGACGGCCTCCATTCTGCGCTTCCTGGCGGAAGCTTCCCGGTGGACGACGGTTCCCGACGAGAAGCTGACCAAGGGCATCGGCTGGATGGTGGAGGAGCGGGATTCGTTGAGGGAAGAGCGGGTCAGCGCTCTGGTGGCCCGCGAATGGGCCGCCCTGACGGCGTCCCGACCCGATCATGAGTCGGCTCGGGCCTTGCGCCGTCCGGTGGAAATGGCCGTGGGACGGCTGCAGAAGCGGTTGGACGAAGAGCAGGCTCCCGACCCCTACGTCACCGCCCATCTGATGCTTGCCCTGCACTCGCTCGACTCCAACGACTCCCGCCTTCCTGTGCTGGCCCGCAAGCTGCTGGCCTCGGCCGAGGTCGAGAACGGGATGATGTGGTGGAACCTCTACGGCGTGTCGCCCTTCTATGGCTGGGGCCGCACGGGTTCGCTGGAGCTGTCGGCGGTGGCTGTACAGGCCTTGCAAGCCGCTGGCCAGGAGTTCTCGGCGGAGGCTCAGCAGGGACGGCTCTTTCTGCTGCGCAACAAGGACTATCTGGGTTCCTGGTGGTCCACCAAGTCCACGCTGGAAGCTCTGCGGGCGCTGGGCGCGGAGGGACTTCCGCAGTCGGGCGGGGGTGCGGGCCCGCAACCGTCCGCCGACTCGCTGCGGGTGAAGGTCAACGGCATCTCTCTGCCTCCCGTCCGCTGGCCGTCGCCGGAGGAAGTGAGCGGGCCGCTGCGCATCGATCTTTCCAGCCATCTCACGGCCGGCGCCAACCAGGTCAAGGTGGATTTGCCGTCCGCCGTCCGCCATGAACTGCTTTTGCGGGTGGCGGCTTCCGGCTATCAGCCCTGGGCGCCCGATGCGGAGCAGATCTGGCAATCGAACGAGAGCCTGCGTTTTGAAGTGGCCTATCAAGACACGGGACTGCTGCTCGGTGGGCAGACCGAAGCCCGGGTGCGCGTCTCGCGGCTGGATCGCGGCAAAGCGCTGCGGCGAGGCATGCTCCTGGCCGAAATCGGACTGCCCCCGGGTTCCGAGGTGGACCGTCAGTGGCTGGAAGATCAGGGGCTGTACCGCTACGAAGTGCATCCCGACAGAGTGGTCTGTTACCTGTGGCCCCGGGGCGATGAAGAGCGCAGCTTCAGCATCCGCTTCCGTCCCCGCCTGCGCATGCAAGCCCGCAGCGCCGCTTCGCGCCTTTACGACTACTACAACCCCCAAGCGGCCGTCACCCTGGCGCCCACGGCCTTCACGGTGCGCTAGAAAAGGAGGTCTGCGTGAAAAGGCTCGTGCCATTACTGGGGATGCTTTTTTGCACGGCCGGCTTCGCCTGGTGGAAGACGCCGGCCCCTCTCCAGGTCGACGTGGACAGCCTGAGAGTAGACGTGGGCGAACTTTCCGAGGGCCTGGTGATCCAAGCTGAGTTGAGAGGCCCAGCCCCTCAAGGCGATCCTTTACGTTTTCAAGCCTGGCTGCTGGAGAGCAACGGAGCCACGCTTTTTCATGGCTCGACGGCGGCAGAGCCGGGCCGGCCCATCCGCATGAGAGCTGACGCCGCCCGATCCTTACTGGAGCTGGAGAAACTTCACACCTACCGCCTCCGCTACCAGCTCACCGATCCTGTTTCGGGCCAGGCCCTTGATGAAGACTATCTGAGCCTGCATCACCTGGTGCCGGCTTATTTCCAGCTCCGCTCCCACTACCTTCCCGAGGCCGCGGGTGAAGGGTGCCGCCTTCAGGTCTCGGCATACCATCCCTTCCTCAAGCATCCCGTGGCGGGCGTCGATCTGACCCTACGCCTCACCTCGCCGGGTCCGGCCAAGACCATGACGTCCCGCACCGGTCCCGGGGGCGTTGCCGTCCTCCAAGTGAGCATGCCCGAAGGAGGTACTCGCGGGTTCGAGTTGACGGGAAGCTACAGAGGTTTCGAACGCAGAGTCAAGGGACACCTGTATCACGCCGGCGGGAGCGCGTTCCTGGGCCTGGTCCTGGAGAAGCAGCTTTTCCGACCGGGCCAAACGGTGAGGGCGTCCCTACACCTGCTTGACCCGTCCGGGAAGGATGTGGCGGGCCGCACTGTCCGCCTCACGGCCACAAACCCTGGAGGCGCTGAGATCCACCGGTCCGAGTCTCAGACCTCGGCCTGGGGGATCGCGGCTGCTCAGTTCCAATTGCCGCCAGAGGCTCCTGCCGGCTTCTACTGGGTGAAGGTCGAATGCACGGACAAGACCCTGAGCTGTCCTCCCGGGGACTACCGATTCCAGGTTCAATCCCATCAAGCACCCTCATTTCTGGTCGACATCGAAACCGACCGTCCCTTCTACCAGCCGGGACAGACCCCCGTAGTGAGCGTCCAAGCCGTTTCCCCTTCAGGGCGTCCGTTGCGAAGCGGACTTGTCAGAATCGAAAGCTTGTCCTGGGTCACCCGCAGTGACCTGCCCAGGATGGCTGTCGAGGCCGATCTAAAACCCGACGGGACGGCTCAAGTGGCTCTCGATCTGTCGGGACTCGAGGTCGGTACCTACCGAGATGTCGAATTGGCGGCAACCGTTAGCGGTGCCCGCGGCGGAGGGAGAGCAGAGAAGCGTTTCAAGATTCGAATCGCCCGCTATCCCATCCAGCCCCGCCTCCTCTCCAATGCGCCTAGAGATGGTGCGATCTACTTCTCGACCCACACCGCCGTCGGCAAGCCCGTCGCCTGCAAGGTCCTGATCCGGGACCTGAGAAGCGGGGAGACGGTCGAGGCCCGGACGAACCGCCATGGATACGGCAAGAGCCCAAGCCCCGCGGCTCCTGACAGCGTCAGCCAGGTTTCTCTAAAGGCGGAATGCGGACAAGGAATGATAGGGGTCGAGGACGAGGCCGACATCTACCCAAGCGGGGAAGCCTGCGAAGTTACGGCCTGCGTGGAGGAGGAGGGAAGCGTCAGGTTGCGAGTGCCCCGATCCCTTTTCCGTCCGGGCCAAGACCTTGCCGCGAGCATTGAGGCCGAGCCCGCGGCCGTTCCCCTGGTGATCGATGTCATTGCTGAGGATCGAGTGTTGAGCTCACATGAGGTCGAACGCCCTCTGGGGAGAGCCGAGGTCCGTATCCCTTATCGTCCGGAACTGGCAGGCATCGTGGCCATGAACGCCTTCGATCCGCTCACCGGGGACCAGTCGACCGCGCGGGTTTGGTATCTGCCCGGACAGGCTCTGCGCGTCGATATCGTTGCCGATGATCCCGCCACCTGGGAAGATGGACAGGCCGGCCTGAATCTGCAGGTCCTGGACGCGCTTGGAAACGGACGCCAAGCCGCCCTGACCGTGAGCGTGGTCGACGAGACAAGAGGCGAGGGTCCTGGCGGGAATGAAGTCGACTCGGAGCCTTGGGACTTAACCGAGCCCTTGCGAAGCCTCGGCCCGGGCGACAAGATACCTTCCGAACTGGACTTGGCGGCCGAGGCGTGGCTGGCCAGCTATACCTGCTACGGCCGGCATTATCGCCAAGAGAGTTTCAGTCCGCCCCCGGAGCCTCCTCAGACTGTCTTTGCCGATCAGATGCGCCGGGCAATCAGTGCCGTTGCCGAGGCTGCCGGCGCGAATGCGGTTCTGCAGGCGCCCGAGGGGGAGCAAGCCGGATTCCGCGATTGGCTGGCTATCTCGAAGAGCGACGCCGATTTACGCGATCCCTGGAATCAGCCCTTCTACGCAGAGTGCGCCGGTGTTTGGGATCAGGTCATGGTAACCTTGCATTCCTCGGGTCCCGACCGCATCCGCGGCAACTCCGACGACTTTGAGGCCGGTTCCCATCGTTGGGACTATCTGGGCTCCCGCAGGGACCGCATCGAAGAGCTGATGATTCAGCATCTCGAGGAGAATCTGCTGCCCCTGACGGACATCCGGGGGGTAATGAGGACGTTGGCCCGCCAGGGGGTGGACCTGCGGACTTGGAGGGACCCCTGCGGAGAGAGTCTTCATTTTGCCCTGGGCGGTTCGGGAGGTAAGCAGTGGGTGCTTGTCAGCACGAAGGAACCTCTCCGGGACCGATACGATGACATCACCCATGTCCGCCGATTGGCTGTGGCTCACGCCGAGTGGGATTACGCTCGCCCCCTGGCAACCCGCCTGCAGGACGTGGCCGACCAATATCGGGGGGAGTCCGGCCAACCGATCCCCGACGAAATCGCCTTCCGTCGGGCACTGCGAGAGGAGGGGATCGAGGCGGAGCGCCTTCGAGACCAATACGGCCACAGGCTCGATCTTGAAACCCGTCTCAACGCCCGGGGAATGGAGATCGCTCTGATCAGCCCGGGTCGGGACGGCGAGCGCCAGGCCGGCGTGTTCAGCGACGACTTTGCTCTCTGGAGCACTCCGCTGCAAGACTTCTCCGCCTCCTGGCGTCCCCGCATGGTGGAGGCGCTCAAGGAAGCCCATCAGGTCAGCGGAGAGATCCCTCTCAGGGCTGAGGTCCTCTGGCGCATTCTCGGAAGCAAGGATCTCAGCCGCAGCAGCCTGCGTGATCCCTGGGGACGCCGCCTCCATGCCCGATGGGACCTGCGCGCCTTTGGCGCTTTCGAACATGGCCGCCGAGGCGGCTCTACACCCAACCGTGGCGAGACGGCCTTGGCTCTCATCCGTGTGCTGAGCGCCGGAAACGACGGCAAAGCGGACACGGTTGACGATATCGCTCTGGTGCGTCTGGCGGCCCGGCTGCAGTTGCCCCCTGAGGGCTCCATCGCCCAAATCGAGAAGAGGGCGCAGAGCCTACCGGGAGAATATCTCTTCGACCGTTATCTGCTGCAAGGAACTGTCCTTGACCCGAGCGGCGCCGTCGTACCGGGTGCAGAGGTGGTGGCGGTCGGCAGGGGCGGTGTGGAGGCCTCTACGCTCACCAACGATGAAGGGCGGTACACTTTCCGCCTGGCGGCCGGAGTCTACTCCATCAAAGGGCAATTGACCGGTTTCCGCACAACCCTGATTACCGATGTCGCAGTGGGTGATGCGGCCAGCGTGGATCTGAACATCGAACTTCAACTGGGTCTGCCTTCAGAAATACTGACGACGTCGGCCGCAAACGCCAGGGAGTGGACCGCGCAGGGGCCGGGAAACCGGTCCACCGCCGGCCAGCCTCGGTCGAACCCTCCCCCTTCGCAAGGGAATTTGCCCGAGACGCTCTTTTGGAGCCATCAGTTGATCACCGATGACCAAGGACGCGCCCGCCTGGAGTTTCCGCTGCCGGAGAGAACTACCGTCTGGAGGGTCAGCGTCGAGGCGTCAACGCGGACGGGACAAGCAGGTTCCTGCAGAAAGGTCTCACGAGCCTCGGAAAAGGCGAAACGATGATGCGCCCCGGCGCCGAGAACCACTTAATTGCGCCGAGCAGCCTCGGCCAGTAGAATAGGCAGCTTATGAAGACCCGCAGCCTCCTCGTTACGCTGGTGTTTTTGCTGACGCTTCAGCCGGCCTGCTTTCTCAAGTTCTGGGGCAAGGACAAGACCCCGGAAGAGAAAAAGTACGACATCTACGGCACCGTCAAGGAAATCGACCGCGAGCAGTTGGTGATCGAACCCAGGAGCGGCCAGAGCATGGAGTTCAAAATGCTGGAAAGCTCCATCAAGGGCGGCGACTTCGGCCCGGGAGCTTACGTGCACGTCTATTACCGGCAAAGGGAAGGCGTCCGCGAAGTGGTCATGGTGGTCGAGAAGATCAACTGAGCACTTCAGTCTCTTCAGGGGAATGGAGGCGGTAGCGTATGCCTCTCCAGGTGATGTCGCGGCTGAAGGCCGAGCGCAGCAGCCCTTGCAGGGTGAGCAAAGCGGCCAGGGGGCCCAGCAGCAAGTAGGCCCAGCGGCGGCGGACGGCGTGAGACGGCAGGAGCGATTCCAGGCCCAGCAGACGCAGCCAGGCCTTGCCCACGCCCAGGCCGTAGATGGCGCCCAGCAGGGATAGCCAGAGGGGCGTGAAAGCGGGGAAGGCGCTCCCTGCCGCAGCCATTCCAATCAACATCACGGCGCTGCCCCACAGGCTGAGGACATTGATGCTCTGTCCCAGCAGGGCCAGTTTCCAGAGCAAGGGATGGTAGACGCGGGTAATGACCATCTGGCGGTAGATGAACTCCAGCAGTTCGCTCCAGGTGCAGTCTTCCAGCGAGAGGCTGATGCAGTGCGGCTGAAAGCAGATTCCCCGTCCGCTGCGGGAGGAGCAGGCGCGCACAGCCTCGGAGAGAGCGTAGTCGTCGCTGAGCGCCCGCTGCCAACGGCGCTCAACGTCCAGCTTATGGAACTGACTGCGGGTGACGGCCATGGCCCCGCCCCAGGCGAAGGGAGCATTCCTTTCCGTCAGCAGGGAGAGGCTGCCGGCGTTCCAAACCGAGCGCAGGAGCGAGGCGGCTCCGCCTTCTTGCGGCACATACCAGCGGAAACCGGTGGAGGCGGCGCAGAAGTCCTCCTCGAGGGGTCCCAGCAGACGCCGCAGCCAGTCCGCAGCCGGCCGGATATCGGAGTCGCCGAAGGCCAGGACCTGGTCGCCGGGACGCAGGTATTGAAGAGCCGCCAGCAGGTTATGAACCTTCTGGGAGCGTCCGCGTGCGGTTCCCGAGATCACCAGGCGGCAGGGGAGATGGGGGTGTTCGGCCATCAGTTCGCGCAACACGGCGACGCTGGCGTCCCGTCGGCTGTCGGTCACCAGCAGCAATTGGTAATCGGGATGGTCCTGACGGAAGAAGGCTGCAAGATTGCGGCGGAATCCCGGGTCGAGTCCGCGGCAGGGGACGATCAGCGATGCAGGCGCAGGATCGGACGGCGCGGGCGCTGACGCCTGGCTGCGCAGGAAGCGGCGAAAGGAAAAACCGCCCCGCAGGGAGTGAAGCGCCTCAAAGAGCGAGAGCCAGCAGAGGATGAAAAGGGCCCAGGAAAGGAGGTTCATGAAAACTGAACGTCCCAAACGATCTCGCCGCCTACCCCGAGCCGGGTGCTCCCTGCCGGGTGGCGTCCGGCTCGGTGGGCGATAGCTCCTTCCCGCTGCGCCCCTTGAGGCGAAGCGAGCCAATGTTTTTCGCCTGTTGCTCCAAACCCAGAAAGCGACTCGACCGCTTGGGACGATCGATGCCTTAGTGTAGTCGGTCGAGCCCTGCCCACAAGTCCCTTAATACTCTGCACATCTTCGCTGCACATTCGGCCAAGGCCCTGGGACCGACGCAGAAAGCCCTCTGCCGAGAGTCCGGCCACAGGTTTTCCACGGGTTTTTCCACAAACGGTGGAAAAGGCGCGAAGTTGTTGATTCGAAGCCACTTGCGCAACCTTCGAGTTGACCGTTTTGGGCGCTCTCATGACTTCATTTTCCTCGCCCCTCAGTCGATCCAAACGGTCTTGGCGTTGACAAAGGCTCGGATGCCTTCGCGGGAGAGTTCGCGGCCGAATCCGGAATCCTTCACGCCACCGAATGGCAACCGCGGATCAGACTTGACCATGCTGTTGACGAAGACCGCCCCGGCCTCGATGAGGGGGATGAGGCGCTCGGCCCTCTCCAGCGACGAGGTCCACAGGCTGGCGCCCAATCCGTAGGCGGTTTCGTTAGCCATCGACACAGCGTCGTCTTCGCTTTTGAAGGTGCGCAGCGCGGCCACCGGGCCGAACAATTCCTGACGGGCCGCGGGCGAACCCGCCGGGACCTGACTGAGGACGGTGGGCGGGTAGAAGAACCCCTTGCCGCGGATCACCTTCCCTCCGCACAGCAGTTTGGCGCCGGCTTGGAGGGTGTCCTCGACCTGTTGGTGGAGCTTCTCGCGCAGGTCCTGGCGGGCCAGGGGGCCGATGGCGGTGGACTCGTCCAGGGGATCCCCCATCTGGCGGGACCGCATGGCCTCGCACAGTCCCTCGCAGAAGCGCTCAGCCACCGACTCCTGCACCAGAAAGCGCTTGGCGGCGATGCAGCTCTGCCCGTTGTTCTGGCAGCGGGCCGCCGCCCCGACTTCCACAGCCTGTTGCAAGTCGGCGTCTTGGAAGACGATGAAGGGATCGCTGCCTCCCAGCTCCAGCACCAGCGGCTTGAGGGAAGAACCCGCCCTCTCGGCCACCTGGCGTCCGGCCCCAGTCGACCCGGTCAAGGTGACGCCCCTGACGCGCCCGTCGGCGATCACGTCGGCGGCCTGGCGGTTGCTGAGAAAGAGGTTCTGAACGACCCCGGGCGGAAAGC
The sequence above is a segment of the Acidobacteriota bacterium genome. Coding sequences within it:
- a CDS encoding MG2 domain-containing protein, with the translated sequence MKRLVPLLGMLFCTAGFAWWKTPAPLQVDVDSLRVDVGELSEGLVIQAELRGPAPQGDPLRFQAWLLESNGATLFHGSTAAEPGRPIRMRADAARSLLELEKLHTYRLRYQLTDPVSGQALDEDYLSLHHLVPAYFQLRSHYLPEAAGEGCRLQVSAYHPFLKHPVAGVDLTLRLTSPGPAKTMTSRTGPGGVAVLQVSMPEGGTRGFELTGSYRGFERRVKGHLYHAGGSAFLGLVLEKQLFRPGQTVRASLHLLDPSGKDVAGRTVRLTATNPGGAEIHRSESQTSAWGIAAAQFQLPPEAPAGFYWVKVECTDKTLSCPPGDYRFQVQSHQAPSFLVDIETDRPFYQPGQTPVVSVQAVSPSGRPLRSGLVRIESLSWVTRSDLPRMAVEADLKPDGTAQVALDLSGLEVGTYRDVELAATVSGARGGGRAEKRFKIRIARYPIQPRLLSNAPRDGAIYFSTHTAVGKPVACKVLIRDLRSGETVEARTNRHGYGKSPSPAAPDSVSQVSLKAECGQGMIGVEDEADIYPSGEACEVTACVEEEGSVRLRVPRSLFRPGQDLAASIEAEPAAVPLVIDVIAEDRVLSSHEVERPLGRAEVRIPYRPELAGIVAMNAFDPLTGDQSTARVWYLPGQALRVDIVADDPATWEDGQAGLNLQVLDALGNGRQAALTVSVVDETRGEGPGGNEVDSEPWDLTEPLRSLGPGDKIPSELDLAAEAWLASYTCYGRHYRQESFSPPPEPPQTVFADQMRRAISAVAEAAGANAVLQAPEGEQAGFRDWLAISKSDADLRDPWNQPFYAECAGVWDQVMVTLHSSGPDRIRGNSDDFEAGSHRWDYLGSRRDRIEELMIQHLEENLLPLTDIRGVMRTLARQGVDLRTWRDPCGESLHFALGGSGGKQWVLVSTKEPLRDRYDDITHVRRLAVAHAEWDYARPLATRLQDVADQYRGESGQPIPDEIAFRRALREEGIEAERLRDQYGHRLDLETRLNARGMEIALISPGRDGERQAGVFSDDFALWSTPLQDFSASWRPRMVEALKEAHQVSGEIPLRAEVLWRILGSKDLSRSSLRDPWGRRLHARWDLRAFGAFEHGRRGGSTPNRGETALALIRVLSAGNDGKADTVDDIALVRLAARLQLPPEGSIAQIEKRAQSLPGEYLFDRYLLQGTVLDPSGAVVPGAEVVAVGRGGVEASTLTNDEGRYTFRLAAGVYSIKGQLTGFRTTLITDVAVGDAASVDLNIELQLGLPSEILTTSAANAREWTAQGPGNRSTAGQPRSNPPPSQGNLPETLFWSHQLITDDQGRARLEFPLPERTTVWRVSVEASTRTGQAGSCRKVSRASEKAKR
- a CDS encoding glycosyltransferase family 2 protein produces the protein MNLLSWALFILCWLSLFEALHSLRGGFSFRRFLRSQASAPAPSDPAPASLIVPCRGLDPGFRRNLAAFFRQDHPDYQLLLVTDSRRDASVAVLRELMAEHPHLPCRLVISGTARGRSQKVHNLLAALQYLRPGDQVLAFGDSDIRPAADWLRRLLGPLEEDFCAASTGFRWYVPQEGGAASLLRSVWNAGSLSLLTERNAPFAWGGAMAVTRSQFHKLDVERRWQRALSDDYALSEAVRACSSRSGRGICFQPHCISLSLEDCTWSELLEFIYRQMVITRVYHPLLWKLALLGQSINVLSLWGSAVMLIGMAAAGSAFPAFTPLWLSLLGAIYGLGVGKAWLRLLGLESLLPSHAVRRRWAYLLLGPLAALLTLQGLLRSAFSRDITWRGIRYRLHSPEETEVLS
- a CDS encoding NAD-dependent succinate-semialdehyde dehydrogenase, yielding MIEYRTLNPATGQLVRRYETAGEEAVEQALRDSWQAFQEYKNWSFEQRAERLTAAAGLLQERASSLGALMAEEMGKPLAEGRAEAEKCAWVCRYFAQHGPSYLTPEERHSDAARSLVRYDPLGPVLAIMPWNFPFWQLFRFGAPALMAGNTILLKHAPNTPACALAIEELLGQAGFPPGVVQNLFLSNRQAADVIADGRVRGVTLTGSTGAGRQVAERAGSSLKPLVLELGGSDPFIVFQDADLQQAVEVGAAARCQNNGQSCIAAKRFLVQESVAERFCEGLCEAMRSRQMGDPLDESTAIGPLARQDLREKLHQQVEDTLQAGAKLLCGGKVIRGKGFFYPPTVLSQVPAGSPAARQELFGPVAALRTFKSEDDAVSMANETAYGLGASLWTSSLERAERLIPLIEAGAVFVNSMVKSDPRLPFGGVKDSGFGRELSREGIRAFVNAKTVWID